In Leptospiraceae bacterium, one DNA window encodes the following:
- a CDS encoding N-6 DNA methylase yields the protein MTETTEKDSIFKTNIDRGLKAKIIQFNEDESRITYICSRNYATSFKNPEETVRASYFVELVLDYQYPKERIDIEVKVERRTPDDRADIVIYEDEECKVPYLVVEAKRDGITDSEFTQAIEQAFGNANSKRAKFAIVVAGNTRTAFNVAGFKQSEREKNVIADIPVKYGKAPKYKFIKGDKTNDLKIVFREDLIGALKKSHSTVWQGGKLAPTAAFDEVAKLLFCKLKDEKGTKKKEEYKFQIGSHETYEEVFDRIQEIYSQAKKDDPQVFKDRINLSADIVYNVVEHLQQLSLGKTDLDTKGVAFEIFMKDFFIGKMGQFFTPRPVVQFCVKMVEPKQEHKVIDPSCGSGGFLLYAMDEVRAFAEANYDEFEAFTHWHNFAEKRLFGIEINDQIARVCKMNMIIHDDGHTNVIGHDALAKFTEFQKLNADFKEESYDIILSNPPFGATIKKKESAYLKDFDLGMNGDSERPTQKSEILFIERCIEFAKPGTGRIAIVVPEGVMTNTSLQYVRDYILEHCELQASISLPESAFSHFGAGIKSSLLFLRKKGKKEKLADYTVFMGVAKQVGIDSTGREEENDLYSDKPTCIFNQWKLYSKDKAKYKRTENCYSIKLSDILKEGPLNATRYVWKPTFKNKTDKITAIADAVFWLSKNSTHLTHTIS from the coding sequence ATGACAGAAACAACAGAAAAAGATTCGATTTTTAAGACCAATATAGACAGAGGTTTAAAAGCCAAAATCATTCAATTCAATGAGGACGAAAGTAGAATTACATATATCTGCTCTCGAAACTATGCGACTTCCTTTAAAAACCCAGAGGAAACAGTCCGTGCATCATACTTTGTAGAACTTGTGTTGGACTATCAATATCCAAAAGAACGCATTGACATTGAGGTAAAAGTAGAAAGAAGAACTCCTGACGACAGGGCAGACATTGTAATCTATGAGGACGAAGAATGTAAAGTTCCCTATTTAGTTGTTGAGGCAAAACGTGACGGAATAACAGATTCTGAGTTTACCCAAGCAATTGAACAAGCATTTGGAAACGCCAACAGTAAAAGAGCAAAATTTGCAATTGTTGTTGCTGGTAATACAAGGACAGCTTTTAATGTTGCAGGTTTCAAACAAAGCGAGAGAGAAAAAAATGTAATTGCTGACATTCCTGTAAAGTATGGTAAAGCCCCAAAATATAAATTTATAAAAGGCGACAAGACCAACGACCTTAAAATTGTTTTCAGAGAAGATTTAATTGGTGCTTTAAAGAAATCACATAGCACAGTTTGGCAAGGTGGTAAACTTGCCCCGACTGCCGCATTTGACGAAGTTGCAAAACTTCTATTCTGTAAACTAAAAGACGAAAAGGGAACTAAGAAAAAAGAAGAATATAAGTTTCAAATTGGTTCACACGAAACTTATGAAGAAGTTTTTGACAGAATACAGGAAATCTATTCCCAAGCTAAAAAAGACGACCCACAAGTTTTCAAAGACCGAATTAATCTTTCGGCTGACATAGTTTATAATGTAGTTGAACACTTACAACAACTTTCTTTAGGCAAAACCGACCTTGACACAAAAGGAGTAGCCTTTGAAATATTTATGAAGGACTTTTTCATTGGTAAAATGGGACAATTCTTCACACCAAGACCAGTTGTTCAATTTTGTGTCAAAATGGTTGAGCCAAAACAAGAACATAAAGTCATTGACCCATCCTGTGGTAGTGGTGGTTTCCTTTTGTATGCAATGGACGAAGTTCGTGCATTTGCAGAAGCAAACTATGACGAATTTGAAGCATTTACTCACTGGCACAACTTTGCTGAAAAACGACTTTTCGGAATTGAAATTAACGACCAAATTGCAAGGGTCTGCAAAATGAATATGATTATTCACGATGACGGGCATACAAACGTTATCGGACACGATGCACTGGCAAAATTTACAGAGTTTCAAAAACTAAATGCAGACTTCAAAGAGGAATCATACGACATAATACTTTCAAACCCACCTTTCGGGGCAACAATCAAAAAGAAAGAAAGTGCTTACCTAAAAGACTTTGATTTGGGAATGAATGGAGATTCAGAGCGTCCAACACAAAAAAGCGAAATACTTTTTATAGAACGTTGTATAGAGTTTGCTAAACCAGGAACAGGAAGAATTGCAATTGTTGTTCCCGAAGGTGTAATGACAAATACATCGCTTCAATATGTTAGAGATTACATTTTAGAACATTGTGAACTTCAAGCATCAATTTCACTTCCTGAATCTGCATTTAGTCATTTTGGTGCAGGTATAAAATCTTCATTGCTGTTTTTACGCAAAAAGGGAAAGAAAGAAAAACTTGCTGACTATACTGTTTTTATGGGAGTTGCAAAACAAGTAGGAATTGACAGCACAGGTAGAGAGGAAGAAAACGACTTGTATTCTGACAAACCAACTTGTATTTTTAATCAATGGAAACTGTATTCCAAAGACAAGGCAAAATATAAAAGAACAGAGAACTGTTACTCTATAAAACTTTCCGACATTCTGAAAGAAGGCCCTTTAAACGCAACACGTTACGTTTGGAAACCAACTTTCAAAAACAAGACTGATAAAATTACCGCCATTGCAGACGCGGTGTTCTGGCTGTCGAAAAATAGTACCCATTTAACACATACTATTTCATAA